Part of the Acropora palmata chromosome 10, jaAcrPala1.3, whole genome shotgun sequence genome, cGTCAGAGAATTCAACTAAAGTTGAAAGTGCGAGCCGCAAGataatttttcttcaataaaaccaatcagatcattgttttctggggTCGTCGCTGTTGTCGTCcgtgctaaagctccctactAATTGATCTAATTAGAGCgcttgtattttaatttttttattgtttaatttCAAGATCCTGAGCATGATCAAGGCAACGAAGAAACGTCGCAAGGAGTGATACAGGAGAACAGAAAGGAGACTGATTCAAAAAACAATTGCGAGAGAGAATCGACTGGACAGGTGTCTTCTGAACAGACAGAGGAGAGAGATAATACATCAGCATATCAAAGTACAAACAGCTTAGCTGAACTTGATCAGATCGACATCGCGTTAAACGATGAAGTGAATGACGAAGCAGGTCATTTTTCAATGAACTTGTTGCAAAACTCATTGACAACTGAAAACGGAGATTCCGAAAATATGCGTTTGTTTGCACAAGAGGACGGAAGTTTAGCTGATAATAAATCGGATTCCAAAGATTGTGAATGTGAAAGAACTAATAGCGCTTTGAAAGTCACAGTGGACAAGAGAAATTCGAAGGAAGAGAGTTCATACGATAGTCCAGAGCAGGAATTTGTGGGTGCTGCAAGTATCAATGGAATTGAAATGCAACCGAGCATTGATGCGAACAGTGACGATTATGAGTTATCTAAGTTAAGAGTTGTTGATAACTCTAGTAGACAAATTGCGGAAGAAACCGAAACAAGCCGTAATGTTGAAGCCACAGACAACCTCACGAGAAATATTAACATCTCAAACGGCGAAGATAACCTGGAAGAGGTTGAACTAGGGCAACTAACAGATGGTTCGGAGGACGAATTACTCTCGTGTTCCGTCGATGCCGCTGCCGACTCTAGTAGTGGCGGAACGACGACTTCTTCCGAAGTTCCACCGATCACATCCTCGGGAAATCATTTAGAGGTTGTGACAACACAACCTGTGTCGTCGTGTAATTCTGTTGCTGAAGGCTCCCCGATCCCTCCCCctcgaaaagaaaagaagaagggAGTTCCAAAGGGTTTGTCTTCAAGTTCGTTAGGAGGTTGTTTTCCGATGGCTTGTGCAGGCAATGTGTCACCTACGTTTAATTTATCACGAGTTGACTCAGTTTACGGAGGGAACCTTCCATCAAGGTTAGTTATTTGTCCTTTTCTAGTTTTGATACATATTGGTAACTTTTAAATGGTTATTCTCTTTGATCAGTTTTGCAATTCTCAGCACTTCAGTGTACTGCAGTTTCAAGGTAACTCTGAAGAAAATTGATGCCGAtcattcattcaatcaatGGGCAACGTGACTGACAGTTAAAAACTGCTGTGTTATGTTTAACTGTTGTATTTCTTCTTAGATTGCTGTCACGCAACatcttttccattttggaGCAGAGCGTGACATTGCGTGACATTGCGTGGGGGATAAAATGCGCGcttagttttcaaattttggccAGACAGGAAGATTGTTTACTCATTTTATGATCGGCGGTTTTTTCAGTAACGTTGTCAGCTTACTTGTCTTGAGTTTTGTTTGCGCTTTTTTCAGGTTTGAAATAGCAAAAAGGTCAGTTAAACGCAGTTTGAACTACGAATGTCAGCTTTACAGGTGAATAGCCTAATTTCTTTCGTCTGCAAAGAAACTGCTTGAGctcatttaaggacggtgcctactaattaaagatattttttccccggcgtgtgattatgcaggaattgtaggtcttaacaagtcctattgaaatccaaaaagaaaattgggggtaaccacgcatttttcaaagataattcatgaataatatctgtaaaaagctttaaaatacaaagcaatgtatggcgttctttctcaaattgaagcttaattatttctcaaaaatgcatggttacccccaattttctttttggataccgagagtacttactaagacctactttctccggatagtttgaaaccgcgcaaaaatatccctgtattagtaagcattgacaataggaaatccgagtatctggagatgcgcagaacgtatgcgcaataacaatagtaggcaccgtccttaaggagGTGTTGTGGTTTTGTATTAGGCCCGCCTGGTTCTTGACCTCAGAAACGATGGTTGGTGGCCTGATTCTGCTCGAAGCTGTGCTCAAAGTTTCCAACCGTATGAAAAAATACCTTCGACGTTCTACTTGGGGAGGGGTAACCTTGCAATATAATAACATCTTGTCCAGGGGTGGGTTGAAATacactaattttttttaggccTCAGAATCTGCTGATacctttttaccttttttgtttgttataacTTTGCTCTTATTTCACGCCTCTATTTGTTGAGTTGCAATTGCTCTTTTTTCATATCATATTTCCCTTTGTTGGTTCTTTGGCAGTGATAATCCTATTGAGGGGATTCGCGAGCCATACTTTAGTGCCCAGGCTCCTGATGGCCTGCAAACTCACTTGGTGGTATGTGTGCATGGCTTGGATGGGAACAGCGGTGATCTCCGCTTGGTTCGGTGTTATTTAGAGATGGGACTTCCCTCGACCAGGCTGGACTTTCTAATGTCCGAGATCAATCAGGTAATCCaagcattttgaaatgatttttgaaatttgactgTTCGAAACTATTTTTGCTCCGACACGCCTCATTGAAGTCAGCAGTAGACCGTCCGAGCTTTCACCATCTTTTACGACCATTTGCGAGATTTTAGCGGTTTAACATACAGTTTCAGCCCTAGCAAGAAAAGAGGACAACCGTAACCGTAGACTGGTTAAATTGCCCAGCTTTTACGAGCTAACAGTTAAGGTTTTAGGTTTTTTTCCGATTAGTCCCGAGTCATCGTCGGAAAAAAATCGGAATTCTCCTGAGAAGAGTCAAACCTTTAATAGGTATTTACTGCTCAAGATGcactccattttattttctcgtATATTTTGTGTTCGTAGCTTGACACCTTCGTGACATTTGAAGAGATGACTCAGAAACTAGTGCGGGAAATAACGCATCATATAGAGGCCTTCAGTCTCTTTCCAACGAAAATTAGGTGAGTCTATTTTTGTCTGAAGCTATTGAGGTTAGTTTTCAAGTACGAAGCAAATGTAAACACAAACGACTCTCACATGTGAAACTTGTAGTAAAGAGGAATGAGTGTTTTATGATTGCTTAGGCATTAGCCGATTGCCTACGAGTAAAATACAAGCCTAACTAAAACCCAATTTGTCAGGGATAAAGCGATTTTCATTGCTAGTGTTTAAACTTTTTAACAGTCCAAGACATTTTCTTTCACGTTCACAGCTTCGTTGGTCATTCCCTAGGGAATATTATCATAAGGTCTGCACTGAGCCACCCTGATATGAGACCTTTCTTGGACAAGGTACACACCTTCCTGTCCCTGTCGGGTCCTCACTTAGGAATGCTCTACCCCACTAGTTCACTTGTCAGCACTGGTAAGTATTTGCTTTTTGTAGTGACTTTTGCTTGAAGTTGTGTGGTGTTATTGATGGCggataaaataaatttctttcctgTGCGGAAGAATATCTCATGGAATCGGATCGTGTAGGGTTAGCGCAGCTCTCAGTGAGAAGGGCTTTGATTGAAATGGCCATCTGAGGAGATGGTGCACATTCAAAAGCAAATCGTGATCTGGTGCCCGTTGTTCAAAGGTAGatagcactatccattggataaatcactatacACTGGAAAAcccaattaattttgatagcacTTATTCGCTGGCTAGAGATTTATTCGGTGGATAGCGCTTTCTACCCTTTGAACAGCTGGGGGCTGGAACGGAATGCTCAGTGCAGTCACTCAGCGCGCGAAACAGGTTCCTGGCCTATTATATActcgtcacaaagtgtctccctgacaCAAAGCTTAATGAGAACCCAAATTAAATAGTACCAAGTAAGGTTACAAGGCTTAAAGGGACATCACAggacaccttgtgatgccTATGCAACGTGGATTGACTCTCACGATGCAACTAAATATGACATGTATGTACACATCGCAAAGCGTCGCCTTGACACAGTACAAGCGGCGCCCTGATCACTACAGTACGAAATAAAGTTCTTAGGCATAAGGGAACACCATATGATACCTTGTGATGCTTACGTAAAGTGGCTTGAATATCATTAGAAGCTGTGTAGAACATGTATGAAAACGTAGTTAACGAGCCAACGGGGTCATGAAATGAATACATCGTGTTGACCTTCAACGCAAGGAGATGTGTGCATGTAACAAGTGACTGCAGTTTGGTTTTGTTAAGTAgcacaaatttattttatttctacCGGTGATGGAGTTCGTCAGCTTTTGAAATCGATAACTTTTGAGGTCTTCACCGTCTCATTGCTGATGAAATATcgatatttttaacttttgtttttgcttttgtttgttcgtttgtttttgtaggGTTGTGGTTCATGCAAAAGTGGAAGAAGTCTGACTCGTTGCTTCAGCTGTCGTTGCACGATCACCCTGATCCTCGACAGACGTTCATTTACAAACTGAGTCAGTCTGAAGGTGTGGGACGTCTTTGAGTAAAATAAGGGAGCTTACGccatagggagtttaagaagctacgactgTTGGTGCAATGAAAACGTCACTTTAAAATAGTACTTCGCAGTAGGTTAGGAGTTTcgtgattattccatgttggtcacttTGTAGGAAATAAGGGAAGTGTCCTTTCACTTGATTGGAACGAACGGTTTTCACATAGAGACAGAGAATGGTAGATTTTTTGTTGTGGGTCGCGTTGTCGTGCgaacctcaaatttgaaaatttcaaggcATACTACGACCAAAAATTGCGCCAAAAagcatgctgcacgtgcagcacgattatttttcctcattcaaccaattaaaTCCTTGATATTTGCGGTAACGAGAACGCCAGaaatctgcatatttaaaggcctggctaaactaggaaacattgttgcggatgcaaatgtttcccagtttagccgcgcgggaaacatgtgttgcggaaacaaattttgctgctcggaaacaaaaaatgtttttgccatggagtcaaaaacatttttgcttcccggacacaaattttgcgtctgaaacatatgtttcccagtttagccactccgggaaacataacaagaaacattgtttccgcaacaatgtttcctagtttagccaagCCTTAATGAGAAGAAACAAGAATtctgcacgctttgcacgctTCCCAtgtatgttttttattttgatgacATTTCTTTACCATtcttgattggtcaatgacgtgaatgataaaattaaaagtaatGTGGTGGATATAAGCACTTGACATAAAGTGCACGTGTAGAGCGTGCAGAAATCATTGGTTGCGACGGACCACGGCTATGGCAAcgtcacaaaacaaaaatatttcgtCTAATGAGGAAAGAAATTGTACcacacgtgcggcacgcactcaAAATACTTTCTCCGTTTTGCGCTGAATGGTAACGACACAATTGAAAAGTAGGCCCACGTTGTTCAAACAGGTAACAGGTTGAAAAAGGTTATTATGACAGCTCCCTCTTATCGACGTTTTTATTACTGAAACTCGTAATTCTCGTTTTGCTCTTTGTGCAACTTTGAGAAGCTGCCTTTTATCTGGGttaaaatttgtctttttggATTGATTGTGGTGCTCTTATTGTTGCTTTCAAACAGGCCTGCAATATTTCAAGAACATTCTTCTAGTAAGTTCGGTCCAAGATCACTATGTACCTTACCATTCAGCCAGAATAGAGGCCTGCCGAGCGGCATCGAGAGAAAACTCGGAACTTGGTGAGATTGGTATACAACAGACTTATGATGCAGGCTTGCGGCTGTTTTGAGTCAAATGTGGTAATGAAAATCTGGCTTACCACAAGCAGATGCAAATGAGCCAGTCAcaaagtaaagaaaataaatgcgACCGGTGCCAAATGGTTAGAGCGGAAAAAACACTTCCGCGCAATCATACTCTCTAAAAAACCAATGCTAACTCTAAGCAGTTCATGTAGCTGGcgctaagcgcgggaaatcGAATTTCGAGATTAGATTACTCGAATTTCGAGTGAGACGTAATTAGCtttgatttttcattgttgCACTGATTGGCTAATAAACTGGCGCGAGCTGCtagttaaaaaattattgcaggaATTGACAGCTGTCtataaactattttttttttctttgtaatctTTGTTTCTCCAATAGCCACTGCTTACAGAGAAATGATCGACAACCTCTTGAAGCCCCTGGAAGACAGGAAAGACGTAAATCTAATTCGCTACAGTGTGTATCATAATTTGCCAAGTTCAGCCAACTCGTTTATCGGTCGAGCGGCGCATATAGCCATGTTGGATTCTGAATTATTTATAGAGAAGCTtttattagtttctgcgtTAGATTACTTTAGATAGTTTATTCGGGGAAAAATTGGTTTGGGTAAAACTAAGGCTGATCTAGAGATGAGTTAGTAATTTCGTCGACCGGCAAAGACGTGAGGATCTGGAGACAGCTACTACAACCTCACCCATGTTTGGCGCTTAAAACAATAAACGTATTTCATTGGATCGTTACCATAGATCCGATCTAGTGAAATGACATGTTATCTGAACTACTGGCCAGCATCGCAAACTTCGAAAGAAAGATTCTCTTCTGAACTACATCACTGGTTGTAGGAGCGTGAGGGATCTTAGCAAGCTGTACCTGTGTTGGGAGCAATTTCACTCCAGTGCTCTAACTTCTTGCATGCTTGCGTCGTGAGGGAAGCCGatgttgaatttttgaaatcaGTCTTATTCTTTTACTGGTAACTATCGTAGTTTTCGAATACATACTGAATTACTTAAATCATTAAAAAGCGTGTCTTAAGCCTTTTCAAGtgcatcattttctttttgaggaAGAAACTAATTCGCCTTGGAATTATATATTTGGAAACTAACCTATCTTGTATTGGTTTACATCAATGCTCTCCTGGACCAATGACAGCGGGCGAATCGCCATTCCGTCAAACTGCAGAAAGAAAatagctttctttctttttattcgtCTCCAAtgtttgttaaaattttaaattttgttgtgacACGTTGGTGCTTTGAACAGTATTTCTGGTGAAAGAAGCAAAAGTCGTTGTTGCCCTTCGTTTGGAAAAGGCCTCTGTGAGGTAGATATTAGAAATTTTAGAGTACCAAAACTGTTCACGATTTTCTGTACGTATAGGGTGAAATTCATTTCAGATTGGATATACCCTAATGGTGCAGGGCCTTCTCTATTTTCCTCGTGGAAGGAGAAATTGTTCATCATCTTGAAGATAAATTCGGTGGTTATGCCATGAAATTGTACGATCTGTTACCAGCTACCCATCGCCAAAGTTGATTGTCACCCAAGAACTTACGCGAGTATGGTGCTTTAACTCTTCGATTTGATTGGAGAATTTCTGGGCAGCACGAGTTTGATAACAAAACGTTTGTTAAGAATATGTAATCGTCTACACaaatacaacaatatttaaGTTATGTAACTATTGGTTGTATCATGGTGGGTTTAAACGTAATAATTTGTATGTACAATTGCTTCAATTAAAATAGGGgaatataaattatatttgaTGATGAAGTTATTAAGAAGTGGTCTAGGTTAATGCTTATTGTATTTCCTAATCTATTGTAAGTTGTGttttcaataaacaaaaaaaaagctttttaccACGTTCTGGGGATGCATTTGTTCACGCCTCTTCCTTTGGATTGTGCAGGCGGCTTTAATCAATGGGTGTCTGGATTCTAGCTCTCTAGGTGTGAATCCATATCAGattccaatttttttaagaTCTGTCTAGCATAATAGTATTAGCGAATTTTGAAGGCTCCTTGTTTCGCGGAAATGTTTCGAAGAACATTAATGACTTTTTTTCAGTCCCGCCCctaaaaacagcaacaaatctGTATCAAGCCACTTTTTTTGGCTCGTGGATATACCACGAGTTTTGGTGAGAATCTGTATGCAAATTGTCACTCCTGCATAACCGGAAGTTTCAATTAGCCATTCAGGATGGAACACACCGACTAGTGCAATGAAAATTTCGATATTCACGAGTAACGACAATGGAAATTTGATTCTCTTTTACAGCAAGTCCGATCCCTCTCTGATAGCTCAATGACCAGCAGTCATCATATGTGTCGCCATACACCAAGTACTTACCTTAATGATGGAAAAAGGGATAGGGAATTGGTGTATCGGGACACTTATGTCCCGGTACAATATGTGTCCCCCATACACAAATCACCTACCAAAAAGTCCTATCCAATCGAGTAGCAGTAGAGTCGCGCCGATGCGGTACAATTATGAACCCTGATAAGTCTggaaatttcttttgtaaagGGGCTTTATTGCTAAAACACTCTCTTGACTACATGAAAATTTTATATCTTCAATGTTTCTGTACAAAGTATGAATTGGTTGTagagaagaaaatagaaaaagccAACCCGCACTCTCGTCTTCAAGAGCAAGGTCACACGCATCACAGAATTACTCTATCTGAAGCCATTCTTTATTAATTCAACTTTCAAAGTGCTTTAAAAAACGTATTTTGTTGTAATTCTCtaaacatatttttggcaAATACCTGCAGTAATTTTTGCAACTGATGCGTTCTGCTGAAGAATGATTGCATAATGAGTACAGTACAGTAATCCCGTAAGAAGGAACCAGAAAGATTTAAGGGGGTGATAGCCaggaacttgaacttgcacgTGACTCGATTggaccaatcaaatttacaGAAAAGAGGCGGTCGAACTAAGTCCGTGTCGCATGTGGTATAGAGAAATCCTGATACAGTTTTATAACATTTCCACCAAGTTTTTAGCGTATTTTACTGATTTTTCAACGATATATTAAGAACAGGAGTATCTTCAAACATGGGAGACCAGCCTGGCGCTGGTGGCTCTCGTTCATATAAAATCCGGGGTTATACAAGAGAGCGACAATCAGCGAAACCATATGCTCGACCGTCAGCTCCAAGAAAGGTTAGTAGAACGAACGTCGTTTTAAAAGTAATTGAAACAACGCGCTGGATAGGGAAGGAACAGATATTTTTTGATCGAAAAGGCGTAGTTTTCTTGTATGCTCCGTTTGAGCTTGCATTCATACCagagaaattaattttttgccattttgtttgacCTGTTGCAGGGGGTTATCGAAACGGTGAAGGATTTCTTTTCTCCGTCTTGGCTCGTAGATTTGTTCAAAGGAAATCAAAGATCACGTAATGTTGAGCGTGAAAACGCTTCCGTTGAAGAAGGAAATGATGAAGCGTCACAAACCGTCGAAGAAAACTCTAACTCAACTTCCAATGAACGATCTTGCATTTCGTCCGACATTTCTGCAACAAGCAAAGTAGGGAATGGACAGTTGAGAAGTTCGTTTGGCCCTGGATATTTTTCCTCAGTTCTGCGTCAACGTGAGGTATCTAGCGATATTTCTACGACCTCAAGACCTTCTCGAACTTTTGGGTTATCAAGTGGGTTTGATCGTTTGGTTGCACATTCAACAAGTTCAGCAATATCAGAGGGATTTGAAAGAGAAGTTCCAAGGTCTCGGCACGAAAACGAGAACACTTTGCCAATGGATACTGTGGTGGTAAGCTAATGCACGGTACCAATAGAATTCAGTGTTGTTCCATAAATGGGAAGTTGTATTCTATCGTTTAGCCGAAAATTCAATAGGTTATATGGTTCGTGACAAACTCTGTCCAAGTTCGAGATGCAATAGAATAGAAGAAAAATGAGTTCACTTGAACATTCTTTCGCATAGGACTGAAATACTGTTCAAGTAAGTTTCGTTCACGAAATAATCTCAAATTAGAAAGGTCTTCCCTggtgtttctttctttttttttttttttgacaaactgGTAGGCCAATGtcattttttcgtttgttaCCAATGCTATTTTCTTAGTGTATCTAGTTGTTTAGCGATTTCcatttaaatattttgaatcGAAGTTCACTTGACTTCCTCTTTAGACTTTTTCGCAATTTCAATGGTTTGTCAATATACTTACATTTATTTCTCGACGAAAGAAACGTATGTTGGCATGTTGGTCTTATTAGGAGAAATCATACACTTATTATTGCAATTCATGTCAGTGTTTTTGGAAGAGTTGACCGAATTTATTCAGGAGAATTTAAGAGAAGTCGTAACAGCAATTGTGTTTCATAAATTAACTGTTAAAACATTACATATATTCTTTGGTTCCAAATAGGGTTTTAAATCTCAACGGCAACATGTATGCCACTTTCAAGTCATTTGTTTACCTCAAACTCAATTACCCCAATTTTCTCAGCTCTTATTCTGTTAAAGTGATTGTGTggtgaaaattgtcatttatcTAATGGCAATATCACCAATGATTGTGTTAATATATGGTAATCAAAGATGTTTGTCTGCTTGTCACAAGTCAATTTCCCTTATATGTATATAGATCATGTTCTCTTT contains:
- the LOC141894652 gene encoding protein FAM135A-like, whose translation is MSGDLQATIEFAVEFSAFHNVDLFQRGYYQIRCTLKPPLKAASFVEVEQRQGYGSDHQGIEYQCGSAITSCGLTAVTKTFQILYRNEAVPLNDSFVFRLHILVNSDKIIQEIDQSDFQMNVELLFSDSDYGVDSIDSLTLVSTQILKLHMSCVKGLHHHVPILFDYYHFAVIDTTIHATVTALGLPNNSIVRPVKNTFVSKQPTNQRVSTPTFFVTLFSNKALAPQSSKTSLVERQLQFAYDTHKSLCSTLLSAQVNLLAYFQCLMELLPENQRLEIGIVDVGDKLDGLCKTVESTVGCEETFSQVCSDLNNLSSELSLAWSQFLEFFTLNKAILPFLRKQHHDQRISHLSEAFFIKTYSWEEVQNKHDQLFQQHQSLAQSVKGSRYYQSIPPVQVECPLLDGDQTSVPIIFEDKYSFILPTEPVPTRNALSNEVPFTLGSSEVDGSFEDTFLVIDGKDPEHDQGNEETSQGVIQENRKETDSKNNCERESTGQVSSEQTEERDNTSAYQSTNSLAELDQIDIALNDEVNDEAGHFSMNLLQNSLTTENGDSENMRLFAQEDGSLADNKSDSKDCECERTNSALKVTVDKRNSKEESSYDSPEQEFVGAASINGIEMQPSIDANSDDYELSKLRVVDNSSRQIAEETETSRNVEATDNLTRNINISNGEDNLEEVELGQLTDGSEDELLSCSVDAAADSSSGGTTTSSEVPPITSSGNHLEVVTTQPVSSCNSVAEGSPIPPPRKEKKKGVPKGLSSSSLGGCFPMACAGNVSPTFNLSRVDSVYGGNLPSRFEIAKRSVKRSLNYECQLYSDNPIEGIREPYFSAQAPDGLQTHLVVCVHGLDGNSGDLRLVRCYLEMGLPSTRLDFLMSEINQLDTFVTFEEMTQKLVREITHHIEAFSLFPTKISFVGHSLGNIIIRSALSHPDMRPFLDKVHTFLSLSGPHLGMLYPTSSLVSTGLWFMQKWKKSDSLLQLSLHDHPDPRQTFIYKLSQSEGLQYFKNILLVSSVQDHYVPYHSARIEACRAASRENSELATAYREMIDNLLKPLEDRKDVNLIRYSVYHNLPSSANSFIGRAAHIAMLDSELFIEKLLLVSALDYFR